A genomic region of Lytechinus pictus isolate F3 Inbred chromosome 2, Lp3.0, whole genome shotgun sequence contains the following coding sequences:
- the LOC129275345 gene encoding transforming growth factor-beta-induced protein ig-h3-like, with amino-acid sequence MKSFVFILAVLVGAVVAKPKTTTSDDLKQQNKDISSKEYLKRVFQHSVVSYVGSDAQDIVEKLQDLGLHEAATIAKQVDLKQIIRDNGISPITLCMPSDKAVQKWRQELPERRMPERAILKNLVKAWIVPKRVMSSEVTNNQKMESLNGAKLRFNIYRDDVEVITINGARIVDADRAFTQEVIQVVDKVIYPLPIGDVIETLKDNKAFSVIVDLVKQAGIVQELESDPITVIVPTNDAFQALPSGVLDDLERDTDKLRNLLRYHVISDVRYSVSLTSGQRIRASQGDEISVSRRNDQIVLNEQSEQSEAPRVILQDIPTTNGVIQVVDRVVLPPQRHFVLV; translated from the exons ATGAAGTCTTTCGTCTTTATCTTGGCCGTTCTCGTCGGGGCAGTTGTCGCAAAACCGAAGACGACCACTTCCGATGACCTGAAGCAACAGAACAAGGACATCTCGTCCAAGGAGTACCTTAAACGGGTCTTCCAGCACTCTGTGGTCTCTTACGTCGGAAGTGACGCCCAGGACATCGTCGAGAAGCTACAAGATCTTGGACTTCATGAGGCAGCGACCATCGCCAAGCAGGTAGATCTGAAGCAGATCATCCGAGACAACGGCATTT CACCCATCACGTTGTGCATGCCCAGTGACAAGGCTGTCCAGAAGTGGAGGCAGGAGCTCCCTGAAAGACGGATGCCAGAGAGGGCGATCTTAAAGAACCTGGTCAAGGCTTGGATCGTTCCAAAAAGGGTCATGTCATCCGAGGTCACAAATAACCAGAAGATGGAGAGCTTGAATGGCGCCAAACTGAGATTTAACATCTACAGAGATGACGTCGAG GTAATCACCATTAACGGCGCTCGCATCGTTGACGCCGATAGGGCATTCACCCAAGAAGTCATCCAGGTAGTCGACAAGGTCATCTATCCACTTCCGATTGGTGACGTCATCGAAACCTTGAAAGATAATAAAGCCTTCTCCGTCATAGTCGACCTCGTAAAACAAGCCGGAATCGTACAAGAACTCG AATCTGATCCCATCACGGTTATTGTACCAACCAACGACGCCTTCCAAGCTCTCCCATCCGGTGTCCTAGACGACCTCGAACGCGACACCGACAAACTCCGTAACCTGCTCAGATACCATGTGATCTCTGATGTCAGATATTCTGTCTCCTTGACGTCTGGACAGCGCATCCGTGCTTCACAGGGAGATGAAATTTCAGTCTCCAGAAGGAACG ACCAAATTGTCCTGAACGAGCAGAGTGAGCAGTCGGAAGCTCCACGAGTGATCTTACAGGATATCCCTACCACCAACGGAGTCATCCAAGTAGTCGACCGGGTCGTTCTCCCGCCTCAAAGACACTTCGTTCTCGTTTAA